One Tunturibacter gelidoferens genomic region harbors:
- a CDS encoding cobalamin B12-binding domain-containing protein codes for MTKPPPIRVLVAKPGLDGHDRGAKIIARALRDAGMEVIYTGLRQTPEMIVSAAIQEDVDCIGLSILSGAHNVIVPRITALLREQKAEDILLVLGGTIPDEDQPKLKENGVSAIFGPGTPLETTITFIRENVKPRGLLLS; via the coding sequence ATGACCAAACCGCCTCCAATCCGCGTTCTAGTCGCAAAACCCGGCCTCGACGGCCACGACCGCGGCGCAAAAATCATCGCCCGCGCCCTGCGCGACGCCGGCATGGAGGTCATCTACACCGGCCTCCGACAAACCCCCGAGATGATCGTCTCGGCCGCTATCCAGGAGGACGTCGACTGCATCGGCCTCTCCATCCTCTCCGGCGCCCACAACGTCATCGTTCCCCGCATCACAGCCCTGCTCCGCGAACAGAAAGCCGAAGACATCCTCCTCGTCCTGGGAGGCACCATCCCCGACGAGGATCAGCCGAAATTAAAAGAAAACGGCGTCTCGGCCATCTTCGGACCGGGAACGCCGCTTGAAACCACCATCACCTTCATCCGCGAAAACGTAAAGCCTCGCGGTCTACTCCTCAGCTGA
- the crcB gene encoding fluoride efflux transporter CrcB has translation MSYLWVTIGSALGGLLRYTITRLTLTYSIGFPFGTIFINVLGSFIIGYFGTLTLQSGRYPASENLRLFVMVGICGGFTTFSSFSLQTFDLMRSGAWGRALANVLLSVVLCVAAVAAGHLLAYRTVPAQAIAETAQEEYTG, from the coding sequence ATGTCATATCTCTGGGTCACAATCGGCAGTGCGTTGGGCGGCTTACTGCGTTACACCATCACGCGCCTCACTCTCACCTACAGCATCGGATTCCCCTTCGGCACCATTTTCATCAACGTTCTCGGGTCGTTCATCATCGGCTACTTCGGAACGCTCACCCTGCAAAGTGGCCGCTATCCCGCCTCCGAGAATCTCCGCCTCTTCGTCATGGTCGGCATCTGCGGAGGCTTCACCACCTTCTCCTCCTTCAGCCTCCAGACCTTCGACCTGATGCGCTCCGGCGCATGGGGCAGAGCTCTCGCGAATGTTCTTCTGTCCGTGGTCTTATGCGTAGCTGCAGTAGCCGCAGGCCACCTCCTCGCCTATCGCACAGTCCCGGCCCAGGCCATCGCCGAAACAGCTCAAGAGGAGTACACCGGGTAA
- a CDS encoding hydroxymethylglutaryl-CoA lyase yields MNEIVKIIECPRDAWQGLPKNMPAEVKADYLRVLIAAGFKHIDAVSFVSRSAVPQMADSELVLEYLDPPDDVEIIGIVVNAKGAERAVKTGSVQTLGFPYSVSPTFLQRNQGQTPEDALEELEKIGTLAYKAGMDVVAYISMAFGNPYGEAWDIDEVVAACDLLVDNGVTQISLADTVGLATPKQVSDLVADVLAVHEGIEIGVHLHARPDQAAEKIRAAYEAGCRRFDAAIGGLGGCPFAQDALVGNVATEVLLAELKGLGAELEPLRPLDGLLAASAEISRKYGERVQ; encoded by the coding sequence ATGAACGAAATAGTGAAGATTATTGAATGTCCGCGGGATGCTTGGCAGGGGCTGCCGAAGAATATGCCGGCGGAGGTGAAGGCGGACTATCTGCGGGTGTTGATTGCGGCGGGGTTCAAGCATATCGATGCGGTGAGCTTTGTTTCGCGGTCGGCGGTGCCGCAGATGGCGGACTCGGAGCTGGTGTTGGAGTATCTGGATCCGCCGGATGATGTGGAGATTATCGGGATCGTGGTGAATGCGAAGGGTGCTGAGCGGGCGGTGAAGACGGGAAGCGTGCAGACGTTGGGGTTTCCTTATTCGGTGTCGCCGACGTTTTTGCAGAGGAATCAGGGGCAGACGCCAGAGGATGCGCTGGAAGAGTTGGAGAAGATCGGCACGCTGGCGTACAAGGCAGGGATGGATGTGGTGGCTTATATCTCGATGGCGTTTGGGAATCCTTATGGGGAGGCTTGGGACATCGACGAGGTGGTCGCGGCTTGCGATCTGCTGGTCGATAACGGGGTGACGCAGATCTCGTTGGCGGATACGGTGGGACTGGCGACGCCGAAACAGGTGAGCGATCTGGTGGCGGATGTTCTGGCAGTGCATGAGGGTATTGAGATTGGCGTGCATCTGCATGCGAGGCCGGACCAGGCGGCGGAGAAGATTCGCGCGGCGTACGAGGCGGGGTGCAGGCGGTTCGATGCGGCGATTGGCGGCCTGGGTGGATGCCCGTTTGCGCAGGATGCGCTGGTGGGGAATGTCGCGACCGAGGTGCTGCTGGCGGAGTTGAAGGGGCTGGGGGCGGAGTTGGAGCCGCTGCGGCCGTTGGATGGGTTGCTGGCGGCGAGTGCGGAGATCTCTCGGAAATATGGTGAGAGAGTGCAGTAA
- a CDS encoding enoyl-CoA hydratase/isomerase family protein — translation MSYVTILVTDVDGVRMITLNRPERRNAMTPEMQQELIAAMEEAAASDCSVVVFAGAGEAFCAGLDLSALQGMNDKSAVEHTADAERIARLFRTLYELPKPTIAAVHGAAIAGGTGLATMCDFTLAVPGAKFGYTEVKIGFVPAVVSAFLVLQIGEKAARDLLLTGRIFTSEEAQRLGLVNEVVDAEKLTARTLELVGMLRANSPEAMAATKRLLRAQNKPWLNAAIAEALAANAEARGTHDFREGVAAFLEKRKPVWGRG, via the coding sequence GTGAGTTATGTAACGATTCTAGTTACGGATGTGGATGGAGTTCGGATGATCACTCTGAATCGTCCGGAACGGCGCAATGCGATGACGCCCGAGATGCAGCAGGAGTTGATTGCGGCGATGGAGGAGGCTGCCGCGAGCGACTGCAGCGTTGTGGTGTTCGCGGGCGCAGGGGAGGCGTTTTGTGCTGGGTTGGATTTGAGCGCGCTGCAGGGGATGAACGACAAGTCCGCTGTGGAACATACTGCAGATGCGGAGCGGATTGCGCGGCTGTTTCGAACGTTGTACGAACTTCCGAAGCCGACGATTGCGGCGGTGCACGGAGCTGCGATTGCGGGTGGGACCGGGCTGGCGACGATGTGCGACTTTACACTGGCGGTGCCGGGTGCGAAGTTCGGGTACACGGAGGTGAAGATCGGATTTGTGCCGGCGGTCGTGTCGGCTTTTCTTGTCTTGCAGATTGGAGAGAAGGCGGCGCGCGATCTGCTGCTGACGGGGCGGATCTTTACCAGCGAAGAGGCGCAGCGGCTGGGGTTGGTGAATGAGGTTGTCGACGCGGAGAAGCTGACGGCGCGGACGCTGGAGCTGGTGGGGATGTTGCGGGCAAACAGTCCGGAGGCGATGGCGGCAACGAAGCGGCTGCTGAGGGCTCAGAATAAGCCGTGGTTGAATGCGGCGATTGCGGAGGCACTGGCGGCGAATGCGGAGGCCAGAGGGACGCATGATTTTCGCGAAGGTGTGGCGGCGTTTTTGGAGAAGAGGAAGCCGGTTTGGGGCAGGGGTTGA
- a CDS encoding acyl-CoA carboxylase subunit beta → MKLESALGSKLDVKAARFGANRAALQVLMAALRVSEDEIRLGGGAKAAEAQKAKGRLTVRERLALLLDEGSEFLELGLWAAYGMYGEYGGAPAAGVVTGLGRVSGRLCMIVANDATVKAGAFFPMTAKKVLRAQTIALENRIPTLYLVDSAGVFLPLQEDVFPDTDDFGRVFRNNAVMSSLGVPQITAIMGMCVAGGAYLPVMTDTVLMTEGSGLFLAGPSLVQAAIGQKTDAEELGGAAMHAEISGTVDFKEPNDHLCLARLRSLVGKIGSPAKAPFSVIEYDGGKDAPKFAAEDLYGLIDPDPAKAASNVYDMREVIARIVDRSEFDEYKAEFGRTVLCGYARIGGRAVGIVANQKMHQSQTVAVGPQAGEKRTEFGGVIYTESAQKAARFIMDCNQSLVPLIFLHDVNGFMVGKDAEWSGIIRAGAKMVSAVSTSVVPKITVIVGGSFGAGHYAMCGKAYDPRFLFAWPTARYAVMSGASAANTLAEVRAKQMERGGKVLSDAEKKALYDEIKSSYDAQADPRYGAARLWIDSIIDPVKTREVLMTALEAASLNPEVARFNPGVLQT, encoded by the coding sequence TTGAAGTTGGAGAGTGCGTTGGGGTCGAAGCTGGATGTGAAGGCGGCGCGGTTTGGAGCGAATCGTGCAGCGTTGCAGGTATTGATGGCGGCTTTGCGGGTTTCGGAGGACGAGATTCGGCTGGGTGGCGGGGCGAAGGCGGCAGAGGCTCAGAAGGCAAAGGGTCGGCTGACGGTGCGGGAGCGGCTGGCGTTGTTGCTGGATGAGGGCAGTGAGTTTCTGGAGCTTGGGCTTTGGGCGGCGTATGGGATGTATGGCGAGTATGGCGGGGCTCCGGCGGCGGGTGTGGTGACTGGGCTGGGGCGGGTGAGTGGGCGGCTGTGCATGATTGTGGCGAATGACGCTACGGTGAAGGCAGGGGCGTTTTTTCCGATGACGGCGAAGAAGGTGCTGCGGGCGCAGACGATTGCGCTGGAGAACCGGATTCCGACTTTGTATCTGGTGGATTCAGCCGGGGTATTTCTGCCGTTGCAAGAGGATGTGTTTCCGGATACGGATGACTTTGGCAGGGTGTTTCGCAACAATGCGGTGATGAGTTCGCTGGGGGTACCGCAGATTACCGCGATTATGGGGATGTGCGTGGCGGGTGGTGCCTATCTGCCGGTGATGACGGATACGGTGTTGATGACGGAGGGGTCGGGGTTGTTTCTGGCGGGGCCGTCGCTGGTGCAGGCGGCGATTGGGCAGAAGACGGACGCCGAGGAGCTGGGCGGGGCGGCGATGCATGCGGAGATCTCGGGCACCGTGGACTTCAAGGAGCCGAATGATCATCTGTGCCTAGCACGGTTACGTTCTCTGGTGGGAAAGATCGGTTCGCCGGCCAAGGCTCCGTTTAGTGTTATCGAGTATGACGGGGGGAAGGACGCGCCGAAGTTTGCGGCGGAGGATTTGTATGGGCTGATCGATCCCGATCCGGCGAAGGCTGCGAGCAATGTTTACGATATGCGCGAGGTGATTGCGCGGATTGTGGATCGTAGCGAGTTCGATGAGTACAAGGCGGAGTTTGGGCGGACGGTGTTGTGTGGGTATGCTCGGATTGGTGGGCGGGCCGTGGGGATTGTGGCGAATCAGAAGATGCACCAGTCGCAGACGGTGGCGGTGGGGCCGCAGGCTGGGGAGAAGAGGACGGAGTTTGGCGGGGTGATCTATACGGAGAGTGCGCAGAAGGCGGCGCGGTTCATTATGGATTGCAATCAGAGTCTGGTGCCGCTGATCTTTCTGCATGACGTGAATGGGTTCATGGTGGGGAAGGATGCGGAGTGGAGCGGGATTATTCGTGCTGGGGCGAAGATGGTTTCGGCGGTGAGTACGAGTGTGGTGCCGAAGATTACCGTGATTGTGGGCGGGAGCTTTGGGGCGGGGCACTATGCGATGTGTGGGAAGGCTTATGATCCGCGGTTTTTGTTTGCGTGGCCTACGGCTCGGTATGCGGTGATGAGTGGGGCTTCGGCGGCGAACACTTTGGCTGAAGTGCGCGCAAAGCAGATGGAGCGTGGAGGGAAGGTGCTGTCGGATGCGGAGAAGAAGGCGCTGTATGACGAGATTAAGTCCTCGTATGATGCGCAGGCCGATCCGAGGTATGGGGCGGCTAGGCTTTGGATCGATTCGATTATTGATCCGGTGAAGACGCGGGAGGTTTTGATGACGGCATTGGAGGCGGCTAGTTTGAATCCGGAGGTGGCGAGGTTTAATCCGGGGGTTTTGCAGACGTGA
- a CDS encoding DUF3800 domain-containing protein codes for MLYQCFLDDSKDKHQEFAYVCAGFYARKEDWEAFYTAWNNQLKAEGITYFKTSEFKWLTKEFQRFRILPEPYGRQAATLVRERLIDLAMHSKGIRGIGVSIPVSVYNELRELPLASEFFTENIYKFAFESLLFKLSSMLAPHTVAFVHDEGDDFNELHDVYMAFKTANHETVKWLGPFLPLDDKIHAPLQIADILANSVMGKHSDMLKGREVNPLEVEFIQQSEFFTFTKEFGLAVMKVNYQERGIPLPDYLESIVVP; via the coding sequence ATGCTTTATCAGTGTTTTCTTGATGACAGCAAGGATAAGCATCAAGAGTTTGCTTACGTTTGCGCTGGTTTTTATGCTCGAAAGGAGGATTGGGAAGCCTTTTATACGGCTTGGAACAATCAGCTAAAGGCCGAAGGTATTACTTACTTCAAAACCAGCGAATTCAAATGGCTGACTAAAGAATTTCAGCGTTTTAGGATACTGCCCGAGCCCTATGGGAGACAGGCTGCAACCCTAGTGCGCGAACGGCTGATTGATCTCGCAATGCATAGCAAGGGAATCAGGGGGATTGGAGTATCGATTCCGGTATCCGTATACAACGAGCTAAGAGAATTGCCCCTAGCCTCCGAATTCTTCACAGAAAACATATACAAGTTTGCCTTCGAAAGCCTGTTGTTCAAGCTGTCGAGCATGCTAGCTCCCCACACCGTCGCATTTGTGCATGACGAGGGAGACGATTTCAATGAACTGCATGACGTCTACATGGCCTTCAAGACAGCCAATCATGAAACAGTAAAGTGGCTGGGGCCATTTTTGCCGCTCGACGATAAGATACATGCCCCACTCCAGATCGCAGACATTCTTGCTAACAGCGTGATGGGGAAGCATAGCGACATGTTGAAAGGAAGAGAAGTAAATCCCTTAGAGGTGGAGTTCATTCAGCAGTCAGAGTTTTTCACGTTCACCAAAGAGTTTGGGCTAGCCGTTATGAAGGTTAATTATCAGGAGAGAGGCATACCCCTTCCTGACTATTTGGAATCCATTGTGGTTCCATAG
- a CDS encoding acyl-CoA thioesterase, which produces MIEVVAEKRVGEARVRVRYAETDQMGVVYHSNYLIWFEVGRVELIRSMGLDYKRMEAEEGCGIAVVEVHVRYRAPARYDDELMVETRLTAARGAVIKFRYKVLRIADGALLCEGETVHVVVGKNMKKMCLPPRYAERFAAYLASHASHE; this is translated from the coding sequence ATGATCGAAGTTGTCGCAGAGAAGCGTGTTGGGGAGGCTCGGGTGCGGGTACGGTATGCCGAGACCGACCAGATGGGCGTGGTGTATCACTCGAACTACCTGATCTGGTTTGAGGTGGGGCGGGTGGAGTTGATCCGCAGTATGGGGTTGGACTACAAGCGAATGGAGGCGGAAGAGGGTTGCGGGATCGCGGTGGTGGAGGTGCATGTGCGATACCGTGCGCCGGCCAGGTATGACGATGAGCTAATGGTCGAGACGAGGTTGACGGCCGCTCGTGGGGCGGTGATTAAATTTCGCTACAAGGTGTTGCGGATTGCCGATGGCGCGTTGCTGTGCGAGGGGGAGACGGTGCATGTTGTGGTGGGCAAGAATATGAAGAAGATGTGCTTGCCGCCAAGGTATGCGGAACGTTTTGCGGCTTATCTGGCGTCACACGCATCCCATGAGTAA
- a CDS encoding glycosyltransferase family 2 protein, with protein sequence MTPKLSVAIITLNEEANLARTLASVQFADEIVVVDSGSTDRTLEIAASFKAKLFLEPWQGFAAQKNFAIERCTGTWILSLDADEALTPELQAEISALLAASPSADAYLLRRRNLFLGRWIRHGGFYPDPHLRLFRRHSANFAPPARFTDRPVHETIALDGVTETLKHDIVHHAYPTLESYIESLNRYSTLGAQTVIEKGHTSYSRLALLHNVLVLPLLTFFRNYLLRLGFLDGREGLLLHLYHSTYTSWQYAKAWQTARRS encoded by the coding sequence ATGACGCCGAAGCTGTCCGTAGCGATCATTACGCTCAACGAAGAGGCCAACCTGGCCCGTACCCTCGCTAGCGTCCAATTCGCCGACGAGATCGTCGTTGTGGACTCCGGCTCTACCGACCGCACCCTCGAGATCGCCGCATCCTTCAAGGCCAAACTCTTCCTCGAACCCTGGCAGGGCTTCGCCGCCCAGAAAAACTTCGCCATCGAGCGTTGCACCGGCACCTGGATCCTCTCCCTCGACGCCGACGAAGCCCTCACCCCCGAGCTGCAGGCCGAGATCAGCGCTCTCCTCGCCGCCTCTCCCTCCGCCGACGCCTACCTCCTCCGTCGTCGCAATCTCTTCCTCGGCCGCTGGATCCGCCACGGCGGCTTCTATCCCGATCCCCACCTCCGCCTCTTCCGCCGCCACTCCGCCAACTTCGCTCCTCCCGCCCGCTTCACCGACCGTCCCGTCCACGAGACCATCGCACTCGATGGCGTCACCGAGACCCTCAAACACGACATCGTCCACCACGCCTACCCAACCCTCGAGAGCTACATCGAAAGCCTCAACCGCTACAGCACCCTCGGTGCGCAGACCGTCATCGAAAAGGGCCACACCAGCTACTCACGCCTTGCCCTCCTTCACAACGTCCTCGTCCTCCCCCTCCTCACCTTCTTCCGAAACTATCTTCTCCGCCTCGGCTTCCTCGATGGCCGCGAAGGCCTCCTGCTCCACCTCTACCACTCCACCTACACCAGCTGGCAGTACGCCAAAGCCTGGCAGACCGCCCGCAGGTCCTGA
- a CDS encoding zinc-dependent metalloprotease produces MPKRMTLALLAISPTLYATLPVTISAQTIAAKTTGMKHLDGYLPLDWDAKAGKLYLEIPHLDANGHSPDLLYTHSLPYGTGSNDLGLDRGQISEGRILHFERTGPKLLLVEPNQHFRSTSTDPLEQLAVRQSFPESILYGFKVEAEDPNGAVLIDATDFYLRDAHGVAETLTTTKQGTYKLDPTRSTIALDATKAFPKNTEVESILTFTTDAPSKGEFVANVTPDPHALTLREHQSFIELPGPGFTPRRFDPRAGYFPTSYRDYAAPLGAPLDQDFIIRHRLLKKDPACTHACEAVTPIQYYVDRGAAEPIRTALLEGARWWDQAFQAAGWAKGTFRVDILPADADPMDIRYNIIQWVHRYTRGWSYGSAVVDPRTGEILKGNVTLGSLRSRQDYLIAEALLSPYREFERGPGFTPIPGAPLGTWNRTTANPQKNPETDPMLQMALARTRQLAAHETGHTLGLAHNFAASSFPHTPEESVSVMDYPHPYITLNKEGIPTLAQSYAVNIGVWDKVTIDYGYREFDSNKHPNEDPAALNAILEASEKTGLLYITDEDARPRGGAHPHAHLWDNGTDPADELDRILTIRTAALARFGEDAITTGTPMAQLEDTLVPLYLLHRYQTEATIKEIGGLDYRYNLRGDNQPAPEIVPSAEQKKALTAVLKTLSPETLTLPESLLKILPPRPPGLPRTRESFPSETGLTFDPVATAESAADLTLNVLLDPARASRLVQYHMRLADAPSLRGVLEAISKTTAERPEGGHTMSSEVERAVEFRALEAMLSLAVNPQASTQARAIARSHLNDLLKQWTTAAPLPDTAEAIHRAALIDRINDFNRDPEKFIPAKPIEAPPGMPIGTADDL; encoded by the coding sequence ATGCCCAAACGCATGACCCTGGCCCTCCTCGCCATCTCCCCAACGCTATATGCCACGCTTCCGGTTACAATCTCCGCGCAAACCATCGCTGCCAAAACCACCGGCATGAAGCACCTCGACGGCTACCTCCCGCTCGACTGGGACGCCAAAGCCGGCAAGCTCTATCTCGAGATCCCCCACCTCGACGCCAACGGCCACAGCCCCGACCTCCTCTACACCCACTCCCTCCCCTACGGCACCGGCTCCAACGACCTCGGCCTCGACCGCGGCCAGATCTCCGAAGGCCGGATCCTCCACTTCGAGCGCACCGGCCCCAAGCTTCTCCTCGTAGAACCCAACCAGCACTTCCGCTCCACCTCCACCGACCCGCTCGAGCAGCTAGCCGTCCGCCAGTCCTTCCCAGAGTCCATCCTCTACGGCTTCAAAGTCGAGGCCGAAGACCCCAACGGCGCAGTCCTCATCGACGCAACCGACTTCTACCTCCGCGACGCCCACGGTGTAGCCGAGACCCTCACCACCACCAAGCAAGGCACCTACAAGCTCGACCCCACCCGCTCCACCATTGCCCTCGACGCCACCAAAGCCTTCCCCAAAAACACCGAAGTAGAATCCATCCTCACCTTCACCACCGACGCCCCCTCGAAAGGAGAGTTCGTCGCCAACGTCACCCCTGACCCCCACGCCCTCACCCTCCGCGAGCACCAGTCCTTCATCGAACTCCCCGGCCCCGGCTTCACGCCCCGCCGCTTCGATCCCCGCGCCGGCTACTTCCCCACCAGCTATCGCGACTACGCAGCTCCGTTAGGCGCACCGCTCGATCAGGACTTCATCATCCGCCACCGCCTCCTCAAAAAAGATCCCGCCTGCACCCACGCCTGCGAAGCCGTAACCCCCATCCAGTACTACGTCGACCGCGGCGCCGCTGAACCCATCCGCACCGCGCTCCTCGAAGGCGCACGTTGGTGGGATCAAGCCTTCCAGGCCGCAGGCTGGGCCAAGGGCACCTTCCGCGTCGACATCCTCCCCGCCGACGCCGACCCCATGGACATCCGCTACAACATCATCCAGTGGGTCCACCGCTACACCCGCGGCTGGAGTTACGGCTCAGCAGTAGTCGACCCCCGCACCGGCGAGATCCTCAAAGGCAACGTAACCCTCGGCTCCCTCCGCAGCCGCCAGGACTACCTCATCGCCGAAGCCCTCCTCAGCCCCTACAGGGAATTCGAACGAGGTCCCGGATTTACACCGATTCCGGGTGCCCCACTTGGGACGTGGAATCGCACAACCGCAAATCCTCAAAAGAATCCCGAAACCGATCCGATGCTCCAAATGGCCCTGGCCCGCACCCGCCAGTTAGCCGCGCACGAGACCGGCCACACCCTCGGCCTCGCCCACAATTTCGCCGCCAGCTCCTTCCCCCACACCCCCGAAGAGTCCGTCTCCGTCATGGACTACCCCCACCCCTACATCACGCTCAACAAAGAAGGCATCCCCACCCTCGCCCAAAGCTACGCCGTCAACATCGGCGTCTGGGACAAGGTCACCATCGACTACGGCTACCGCGAATTTGATAGCAATAAACATCCCAACGAAGACCCAGCCGCCCTCAACGCCATCCTCGAAGCCAGCGAGAAGACCGGCCTCCTCTACATCACCGACGAAGACGCCCGCCCCCGCGGCGGCGCACACCCCCACGCCCACCTCTGGGACAACGGCACCGACCCCGCCGACGAACTCGACCGCATCCTAACCATCCGCACCGCCGCCCTAGCCCGCTTCGGCGAAGACGCCATCACCACCGGCACACCCATGGCGCAGCTCGAAGACACACTCGTCCCCCTCTATCTCCTCCACCGCTACCAAACCGAAGCCACCATCAAAGAGATCGGCGGCCTCGACTACCGCTACAACCTCCGCGGCGACAACCAACCCGCCCCCGAGATCGTCCCCTCCGCCGAACAGAAGAAAGCCCTTACCGCCGTCCTCAAAACCCTCTCCCCCGAAACCCTCACCCTCCCCGAATCTCTCCTCAAAATCCTCCCCCCACGCCCTCCCGGCCTGCCACGCACACGCGAGTCCTTCCCCTCCGAGACCGGCCTCACATTCGACCCCGTCGCCACCGCCGAGTCCGCCGCCGACCTCACCCTCAACGTCCTCCTCGACCCCGCCCGCGCCTCACGCCTCGTCCAGTACCACATGCGCCTCGCCGACGCCCCCTCCCTCCGCGGCGTCCTCGAAGCCATCTCCAAAACCACCGCCGAGCGACCCGAAGGCGGCCACACCATGTCCTCCGAAGTAGAGCGAGCCGTAGAGTTCCGCGCCCTCGAAGCCATGCTCTCTCTCGCCGTCAACCCGCAAGCCTCCACGCAGGCCCGAGCCATCGCCCGCTCTCACCTCAACGACCTCCTCAAGCAGTGGACCACCGCCGCCCCACTCCCCGACACCGCCGAAGCCATCCACCGCGCCGCCCTCATCGACCGCATCAACGACTTCAACCGCGACCCGGAAAAGTTCATCCCCGCCAAGCCCATCGAAGCCCCACCCGGCATGCCGATCGGCACCGCCGACGACCTCTAG
- the pncA gene encoding bifunctional nicotinamidase/pyrazinamidase, with protein sequence MQLQPTDALLVIDLQNDFMPGGTLAIADGNAIVPLINALAKKFDHVILTQDWHPTQHISFATTHAATHASAQPYETIQAPYGPQTLWPEHVLQHTEGAAFHPALHIPHAELILRKGFRRHIDSYSAFLENDHATPTGLAGYLRERNLTRLFLCGLAYDFCVRYSALDGHALGFETIVVEDATRPVNLPGSVAETNEALAAAGIPRIASNTL encoded by the coding sequence ATGCAACTCCAACCCACCGACGCGCTCTTAGTCATAGACCTCCAAAACGACTTCATGCCCGGCGGTACCTTGGCCATCGCAGACGGCAACGCCATAGTCCCCCTCATCAACGCCCTCGCAAAAAAGTTCGACCACGTCATCCTCACCCAGGACTGGCACCCCACCCAACACATCTCCTTCGCCACCACCCACGCCGCAACTCATGCGAGCGCCCAGCCCTACGAGACCATCCAGGCCCCCTACGGTCCCCAGACACTCTGGCCCGAACACGTCCTGCAACACACCGAAGGCGCAGCCTTCCATCCCGCCCTCCACATCCCCCACGCCGAACTCATCCTCCGCAAAGGGTTCCGCCGCCACATCGACAGCTACTCCGCCTTCCTCGAAAACGACCACGCCACACCCACCGGCCTCGCCGGCTACCTCCGCGAACGCAACCTCACCCGCCTTTTCCTCTGCGGCCTCGCCTACGACTTCTGCGTCCGCTACTCCGCCCTCGACGGCCACGCCCTCGGCTTCGAAACCATCGTCGTCGAAGACGCCACCCGCCCCGTCAACCTACCCGGCTCAGTCGCAGAAACCAATGAAGCCCTAGCCGCCGCCGGCATTCCGCGCATAGCATCTAACACGCTGTGA
- a CDS encoding SDR family oxidoreductase, producing the protein MSTDKKVALITGGNKGIGLETARQLGKLGITVLIGVRDVAKGDAAVTELKKDGVEARAVKLDVDNSADYAEVAKLIERDYGHLDILVNNAGIMLDGRKGNETTKTSKDLLQKTFNTNFFAVVGLTQALLPLLKKSLGGRIVNLSSILGSNTLHATPGSFIYDAKTFAYDASKAALNSFTIHLAHELKDTKIKVNSAHPGWVKTEMGGEGAQLDIETGAKTSVELATLQDSGPNGEFLHLGKPLPW; encoded by the coding sequence ATGAGTACTGACAAAAAGGTTGCGCTGATTACGGGTGGAAATAAGGGAATTGGTCTGGAGACGGCGCGGCAGCTTGGGAAGCTCGGGATTACTGTGCTGATTGGCGTTCGCGATGTGGCCAAAGGCGACGCTGCCGTGACCGAGCTGAAGAAGGACGGCGTCGAAGCGCGTGCGGTGAAGCTCGATGTGGATAACTCAGCGGACTATGCTGAGGTCGCGAAGTTGATCGAGAGAGATTACGGTCATCTCGATATTCTGGTGAACAATGCAGGCATCATGCTCGATGGCCGTAAAGGCAACGAGACCACCAAGACCTCGAAGGACCTTCTGCAGAAGACGTTCAACACGAATTTTTTTGCCGTGGTGGGGCTGACTCAGGCGCTGCTGCCTCTGTTGAAGAAGAGTCTGGGTGGGCGGATTGTGAATCTTTCGAGCATTCTGGGCTCGAATACGCTGCACGCTACGCCGGGGTCGTTTATCTACGATGCGAAGACGTTTGCTTATGACGCTTCGAAAGCGGCGCTGAACTCGTTTACGATTCACCTTGCGCATGAGTTGAAAGATACGAAGATCAAGGTGAACTCGGCGCACCCAGGTTGGGTCAAGACGGAGATGGGCGGCGAGGGCGCGCAGCTTGACATTGAGACCGGCGCCAAGACCTCGGTGGAGCTGGCGACGTTGCAGGATAGCGGGCCGAATGGAGAGTTTCTCCATCTTGGAAAGCCGCTGCCCTGGTAG
- the cyaY gene encoding iron donor protein CyaY translates to MIDEATFRRESDRALESLKQSLISAEDDDAGFEFEDNNGVMNIIFENGSSKFVITPNTPIRQVWISAQATSYKLDWAEATSTFTFTKTGEDLKTLTQRLLREHLKDPAITLP, encoded by the coding sequence ATGATCGACGAAGCCACCTTCCGCCGCGAATCCGACCGCGCCCTCGAATCCCTCAAACAGTCCCTCATCTCCGCCGAGGACGACGATGCGGGCTTCGAGTTCGAAGACAACAACGGCGTCATGAACATCATCTTCGAGAACGGCTCCAGCAAGTTCGTCATCACTCCCAACACCCCCATCCGCCAGGTCTGGATCTCGGCCCAGGCCACCAGCTACAAGCTCGACTGGGCGGAAGCCACCAGTACCTTCACCTTCACCAAGACCGGAGAAGATCTCAAGACCCTCACCCAGCGCCTCCTCCGCGAGCACCTCAAAGACCCCGCCATCACCCTCCCCTGA